Sequence from the Parvicella tangerina genome:
AAGGACTGGAGTATTGCCAATTACTGGAAGTCTTCCTTTAAGAACGAACAGGGAAACTTGAAATATGCTTTGCCAAACATCATATATGCCTTATATCCTTTCGGGCATTTGGGTTTTTTATGGTTGACCATTCCGATATTGCTATTGAATCGGAAGATTTCGCAAATCACCAAATATAAATGGGTGTGGATCTCATTAGGAGTTTACTTACTTTTTATAGCCGGAATTCCTTTTCAGAATAAGCGGTTTCTAGTGCTAACCGTTCCGCTCGTATTTATGGCTTTAATACCTTCAGTTCTAAACCTCATGGCTAGACAAAAAAAACGGATTGTCACCACTGGTTTTTTGGGTATCCTGGTTGCGAACCTCATCTTGTCTGTTTACTCTTTTGAAAAAGTATTTTACATCCAGCAACAAGAACAGCGACTATATGCCAAAATTAGCACTTTCGAAATAGAGCGGTTAAATACCTTTGAAGTAGATCTGGCTCTTAAACAAAGAGGTTTTAAAGGAGTTTTGATTAACTTGTGGAAAGTCGATTCGGTAGAACCACAACATGGTGATTACTTTTTGATTAATTCATCTAAATGGGGTACGCAATGGAATCATCATCAGCTCATGAAGAATGTGAATAAAATACTATCGTTTGAGGGAATCGAGCTGGTTGAAGAATATGAAAACGGATGGCAACTTTGGCTTTATGAATAAGGAACCGAGTAATCTACTCTTTGTAACTCCTGGCTTTCCAGAGAATGAAGCAGACAGTACCTGTATACCTGCTCTTCAGGAGTTTGTTTTAGGTCTGAATAAATTATATCCAGAAATTGACATCACAATTCTTACCCTACATTATCCAGGCGAAAACAAACATTACAATTGGTATGGAAATAAAATCGTATCGATTGGTGCTAACAACTGCTCTTTTCCTAAAAGACTTTTCTACTGGAAGCAACTGAAATCAATGGTTAGTCAACTCCACTTGAAGCAAACCTTCGATCTTATTCATACTTTTTGGTTTGATGAAGTGACCTATCTCATGTCTCCATTAGCGCAAAAGCTTAATATACCCATGTATTGCACATTTATGGGCCAAGACGCAATTGGTAAAAACAAATATGCTCAACGTATACACCCAAAAAACATCACGTTGGTCGCACTTTCCGCCCAACACAACAGCGCTATCAAAACTCACTTAAATATCTCTGTAGAAAACATCATTCCTTGGGGCATATCCAAAAGTTCAAAGAAATGTCCAGACAAAGAC
This genomic interval carries:
- a CDS encoding glycosyltransferase, which codes for MNKEPSNLLFVTPGFPENEADSTCIPALQEFVLGLNKLYPEIDITILTLHYPGENKHYNWYGNKIVSIGANNCSFPKRLFYWKQLKSMVSQLHLKQTFDLIHTFWFDEVTYLMSPLAQKLNIPMYCTFMGQDAIGKNKYAQRIHPKNITLVALSAQHNSAIKTHLNISVENIIPWGISKSSKKCPDKDLDLINIGSFNTIKNQMEALDIISKSLDVYPDLSCVFVGDGPELGRVKSHAHELGIEKNVTFTGKLNRDDIFLLLDRTKILLHSSNYESFGMIFAEAVYSDTMIVSREVGIAEEKPWWKVYESTEAAAEFIIELLKNPTSPTDQEKSSVSIANTVGKYVQLWSTKKGRP